In Arthrobacter sp. SLBN-83, one DNA window encodes the following:
- the nrfD gene encoding NrfD/PsrC family molybdoenzyme membrane anchor subunit — translation MTLSEFDSFRPSEPARRRREGGKRGTGRRRDNGDGSREMPMVPEPEFTSYYGRPVVKPAPWGDDVAIYLFLGGVAGGSALLGLGGQLTGRPILRRNARLGALAAVSAGAVALVKDLGRPERFLHMLRTFKVTSPMSVGSWILSAFSAGTAVTAVAEIDRMTGSRLPLGPLRKVLHAVEGTAGVEAAVFAGPLAAYTAVLLGDTATPTWNAAHEELPFVFVSSACLASAGLAMVTTPTHETGPARKLAVLGVLGDVAAMKVMERRMDPVAAEPLHQGKAGTMLKWSERLALAGGLGTLFAGRNRVVAAVSGLALLSASALTRFGVFEAGLASARDPRYTIEPQKNRLAARRAAGVTGDAITTAS, via the coding sequence GTGACCCTCTCAGAGTTCGACAGCTTCCGTCCATCAGAGCCTGCCCGGCGCCGCCGGGAGGGCGGCAAGCGCGGCACCGGCCGCCGCCGCGACAATGGTGACGGTTCACGGGAAATGCCCATGGTGCCGGAGCCCGAGTTCACCTCGTACTACGGCCGTCCAGTGGTCAAGCCGGCTCCATGGGGCGACGACGTGGCCATCTACCTCTTCCTGGGTGGCGTGGCAGGCGGATCGGCCCTCCTTGGCCTTGGCGGGCAGCTGACCGGCCGGCCTATCCTGCGCCGCAACGCCCGGCTGGGCGCCTTGGCAGCAGTCAGCGCCGGTGCCGTTGCCCTGGTGAAGGATCTGGGCAGGCCGGAGCGTTTCCTGCACATGCTGCGGACCTTCAAGGTGACGTCGCCCATGAGTGTTGGCTCATGGATCCTCAGCGCCTTCAGCGCGGGCACGGCCGTGACGGCGGTCGCGGAAATTGACCGGATGACCGGAAGCCGGCTTCCACTGGGTCCGTTGCGGAAGGTCCTGCATGCAGTTGAAGGCACAGCAGGCGTCGAAGCGGCGGTCTTCGCCGGGCCACTGGCCGCCTACACGGCCGTCCTGCTCGGGGACACCGCCACTCCGACGTGGAACGCCGCGCACGAGGAACTGCCATTCGTCTTCGTCAGTTCGGCCTGCCTCGCTTCTGCCGGGCTCGCCATGGTCACCACACCCACCCACGAGACAGGGCCCGCCCGGAAACTGGCCGTGCTCGGCGTGCTGGGCGACGTCGCTGCCATGAAGGTGATGGAGCGCCGGATGGACCCGGTGGCCGCGGAACCCCTGCACCAGGGCAAGGCGGGCACCATGCTGAAGTGGAGCGAGCGGTTGGCGTTGGCCGGTGGCCTGGGGACACTGTTCGCCGGACGCAACCGCGTGGTGGCGGCAGTTTCAGGATTGGCGTTGCTGTCCGCTTCGGCACTGACCCGCTTCGGCGTGTTCGAAGCGGGCCTCGCCTCTGCCAGGGATCCGCGGTACACCATCGAACCCCAGAAGAACCGGCTCGCTGCCCGCCGTGCTGCCGGGGTGACCGGGGACGCGATCACCACCGCCAGCTGA
- a CDS encoding 4Fe-4S dicluster domain-containing protein: MGQLSGPTDPTADAHWEHNHPRKGFFTDTSICIGCKACEVACKEWNHNPQDGNLELLGSSYDNTGSLGASTWRHVAFIEQGQERIVEARESGRALVSLGMPRIGPPAAAAPVTDLADADTTPPDTADFRWLMSSDVCKHCTHAGCLDVCPTGALFRTEFGTVVVQDDVCNGCGTCVAGCPFGVIERRSNGTVKVASSREEQHAKPPAVPNEGIAQKCTLCYDRLVDDQTPACAKACPTTSIKFGDHDDMVETARERVATLHAQGMTEARLYGANENDGVGGTGSVFLLLDEPEVYGLPPDPRVPTADLPKMYRRAGVAVAGMAAAAALAFLGGRA; this comes from the coding sequence ATGGGCCAGCTGTCCGGACCGACCGACCCCACCGCCGATGCCCATTGGGAGCACAACCATCCGCGCAAGGGGTTCTTCACCGACACTTCGATCTGCATCGGCTGCAAGGCCTGCGAAGTTGCCTGCAAGGAGTGGAACCACAACCCGCAGGACGGAAACCTGGAACTGCTGGGGTCCTCCTACGACAACACCGGGTCGCTGGGTGCCAGCACCTGGCGGCATGTCGCCTTCATCGAACAGGGCCAGGAACGGATTGTCGAGGCACGGGAATCAGGCCGCGCCTTGGTCAGCCTGGGCATGCCGCGAATTGGTCCTCCGGCCGCGGCAGCGCCCGTCACGGACCTGGCGGACGCTGATACCACCCCGCCGGACACCGCTGACTTCCGGTGGCTGATGTCCTCGGATGTCTGCAAGCACTGCACCCACGCCGGCTGCCTTGACGTCTGTCCCACCGGGGCGCTGTTCCGCACCGAGTTCGGTACTGTCGTGGTCCAGGATGACGTCTGCAACGGCTGCGGAACCTGCGTGGCCGGGTGCCCCTTCGGCGTGATCGAGCGCCGCAGCAACGGCACGGTCAAGGTTGCCAGCAGCAGGGAAGAACAGCACGCCAAGCCTCCCGCCGTCCCCAACGAGGGCATCGCCCAGAAGTGCACTCTGTGCTACGACCGGCTGGTTGATGACCAGACGCCGGCGTGTGCCAAGGCATGTCCGACGACGTCCATCAAGTTCGGCGACCACGATGACATGGTGGAGACGGCCCGGGAACGGGTGGCCACCCTGCATGCGCAGGGCATGACCGAAGCAAGGCTTTACGGCGCGAACGAAAACGACGGCGTCGGCGGAACTGGATCGGTCTTCCTGCTGCTCGACGAACCGGAAGTGTACGGGCTTCCGCCGGACCCGCGGGTTCCCACTGCAGACTTGCCGAAGATGTACCGCCGGGCCGGAGTGGCCGTGGCGGGCATGGCCGCGGCCGCTGCACTGGCCTTCCTGGGAGGACGGGCGTGA